The DNA sequence AGTAAAATCATTAATGCCAACTAGCGCTAATACTTGACTGTTTTTATCTAAATATTGACCGACTTCTAAGCTATGAATAGCCACTTTGGCGGTAAACGGGGCAACTAAGGTTTTTTTAGCTATAGCAGTGGTTAGCACGGCGATATCTGATTTGGCAATATCAACGGCAGCACGCGCTTGATCGACACTTTCTTCGCTGATCTCACGGTTTTTATGCAGCTTAATATAACGCGCTAAGGTTTGCTCATTTAAGGTTAAGTTGGCTTTAGCAGCAATAAGGCGTGCTGCTTCATCACGGTGATCTAGTTCAACTAACACTTGGCCTTTATTGACTATGCTGCCTGACGGAGCATTTAAACGCGTTATTTGACCTGCCATTTCATTGGTTAAACTTAAATATTTAAATGGTTGAATTTCACCACTTACTTGCACCGTTTTTTGAAAGCTAACGGTACTTACGGCAATTGAGTTTACTGTAGCAGAAGGCTCAGGCATGTTGGCTGCTTGTGCACTGGCACTTTCTTTTAGTGATGCCTTATAGCTATGTAAGCCAAAGATGATGCTAGCTAGAGCAATAATGACGATGAGCCATTTGGTAAATTTCATGTTGTATCCTTAAACTGAGTTCTCAAACTTATGTTGCTTGAGGTAAAAATAGGTGAATTTTTGCTCTCTATTAATGTTAGTCGTTTTTTATCTTAGTCCAGCATTTTCTAAACACTGGCAGGTGCGAATAATATCGTCATTGCTGACTTTAGTTTGCCAGTCATAACTGTTAACTAATCGTTGCATAGTTTTTATGTGTAAATTATCTGGTGCTAATGCCGTT is a window from the Litorilituus sediminis genome containing:
- a CDS encoding efflux RND transporter periplasmic adaptor subunit, with translation MKFTKWLIVIIALASIIFGLHSYKASLKESASAQAANMPEPSATVNSIAVSTVSFQKTVQVSGEIQPFKYLSLTNEMAGQITRLNAPSGSIVNKGQVLVELDHRDEAARLIAAKANLTLNEQTLARYIKLHKNREISEESVDQARAAVDIAKSDIAVLTTAIAKKTLVAPFTAKVAIHSLEVGQYLDKNSQVLALVGINDFTWIDFNLPQVYQELSLGETVQIKPMNQEAVFDAEIIAIDPQLSGQSRQLKYRAQVPTKTLALKPNTLVSVIAPIAEQETVIAVPDLAIKRDALGNYVFLLEEAEQGSFRAKPAKVTLGERQGDQVMIVDGLSAGQVIASKGAFKLFPGMKVFVANNESSTVAQQ